In Corynebacterium aquatimens, one genomic interval encodes:
- a CDS encoding type II toxin-antitoxin system Phd/YefM family antitoxin, producing the protein MTHLMSAREFNQGLSRAKRVAMEKPVVITDRGEPSHVLMSYSEYEKLTRSPQSFVERLLMEDPVDVELENLHVGLRPVEF; encoded by the coding sequence ATGACGCATCTCATGTCCGCCCGGGAATTCAATCAGGGGCTCAGCCGGGCAAAGCGCGTGGCGATGGAGAAGCCGGTGGTGATCACTGACCGAGGGGAGCCATCGCATGTCCTCATGTCCTACAGCGAATACGAGAAGCTGACACGCTCTCCGCAAAGCTTCGTCGAGAGGCTCCTGATGGAAGATCCCGTCGATGTCGAGCTCGAGAACCTTCACGTGGGGCTTCGGCCCGTTGAATTCTGA
- a CDS encoding DEAD/DEAH box helicase has protein sequence MPVLPESILDRFRPQVATWFSEVFAAPTPVQAEAWGAIADGENTLVVAPTGSGKTLAAFLWSLNSLVEREGQQALSLNPLIDGGSKRGTDKSPGVKVLYISPLKALGVDVENNLRAPLTGISRVAARMGKDVPDISVAVRSGDTPQSERARQIRKPPDILITTPESLYLMLTSKAAAILKDVDTVIVDEIHALAGTKRGVHLSLSLERLRRLAGDFQRIGLSATVRPLEAVANFLGEKTTIINPPAEKRWQLDVHVPVEDMSDLPVPEEGSTIGGAIVDVETSGTGPTGPDPLLDSLTGDIAEDILSVGGGAPAPSTGHASIWPHIEAQLYDEIMAHRSTIVFVNARRTAERLTSRLNEIWAAEHDPDSLSPELRRPPAQLMKATDVAGKAAPVIARAHHGSVSKEERLVTEQALKEGTLKSVVSTSSLELGIDMGAVELVVQVESPPSVASGLQRVGRAGHSVGAVSHGSFYPKHRSDLVQTAVTVPRMKAGLIEELHTPKSPLDVLAQQTVAAIAVEDLDVDDWYATVTRAWPYRDLNRDVFDAVIDLVIGIYPSTDFAELRPRAILEGNTLKARPGAQRVAVSNAGTIPDRGMFGVFLIGTDQEGRGPRRVGELDEEMVYESRVGDVFTLGASSWRIENITRDQVQVSPAPGHTGRLPFWSGDSLGRPYELGKALGEFRRQAKSDPDSIDPSLDDFARLNLRRFLEEQEEATGVVPDEKTLLLERFTDELGDWRVVLHTPFGKPVNAAWALAAGWRIAQDTGMDAQAVAGDDGIMIRLPQGERDPDAALFLFDADEIADIVTEQVGNSALFASRFRECAARALLLPRRNPGKRAPLWQQRQRAEQLLDVARKYPSFPIILETVRECLQDVYDLPALQEVMRDLATRRIRVAEVTTEQPSPFASSLLFNYTGAFMYEGDTPLAEKRAAALSLDPSLLAKLLGTVELRELLDADVIAEVDASLRRVGKADTSEQFADTLRIVGPIPIDELETYSSVPQHALVQSLGQRIMEVRIGGRPHLAQALDAPLLRDGLGVPIPPGIPAQVATVEDALSQLVSRWVRTRGPFTLRDLANAFGLAIGAAHSALQPLIDKDKVIPGRYRQGVEEDEYVAAEVLRIIRSRSLAAARAQTRPVSQSAFGRFLPQWSNVAAIGHVAPLRGVDGVYSVLEQLAGVRLPASAWESMVLPSRVGDYSPEMLDELTRSGEVTIVGAGKAGARDPWVMLLPADYAAQLIPQTEPPVLSLTQQQIQDTISRGGGYLFTDLLNAVGGAQSATTTELAESVWDLFEAGVITPDSFGPIRARLAGGKHGKTAHRAKRRPQRSRIRSGRTTFANLTPPDMTGRWAATPTPDTDPTRRSVALGESLLDRYGVVTRGSVVAEDILGGFALAYKTLSGFEANGKAMRGYLVEGLGAAQFSTPATIDRLRGHQDSDDLVGWPSGTNEPKVYVLAATDPANPYGAALPWPESGPTRSAGALVVLIDGLLAAHITRGGKTMTTFLEFFQDVEESGDELMTMIVSALAETVGQGRMTPLNVEKLNGGPAFMLKEYGAGSSPKGAKIGGRTAAAPKRRGRTVTDAIKSMELDEDLNFDDD, from the coding sequence GTGCCAGTACTACCGGAATCGATTCTGGACCGCTTCCGCCCGCAGGTGGCAACGTGGTTTTCAGAGGTCTTCGCCGCGCCCACCCCGGTGCAGGCGGAAGCGTGGGGCGCGATCGCGGACGGGGAGAACACGCTGGTCGTGGCCCCCACGGGTTCCGGTAAAACGCTCGCGGCGTTCCTCTGGTCGCTCAATTCCCTCGTGGAGCGTGAAGGCCAGCAGGCGCTGAGCTTGAACCCGCTTATCGACGGCGGGTCGAAGCGCGGCACCGATAAAAGCCCTGGCGTGAAGGTCCTCTATATATCGCCGCTCAAAGCTCTCGGCGTGGACGTGGAGAACAACCTGCGCGCCCCACTGACCGGTATTTCCCGCGTTGCAGCCCGCATGGGTAAAGATGTCCCGGACATTTCCGTGGCTGTGCGCTCCGGCGACACTCCGCAATCGGAGCGCGCCCGCCAGATTCGCAAGCCCCCAGACATCTTGATCACCACCCCGGAGAGCCTCTATCTCATGCTCACCTCTAAGGCGGCGGCGATCCTCAAAGACGTGGACACCGTCATCGTTGATGAGATCCACGCGCTGGCCGGTACCAAGCGCGGCGTGCACTTAAGTCTTTCGCTGGAAAGGTTGAGGCGGCTCGCCGGGGACTTTCAACGCATCGGACTGTCTGCAACGGTGCGACCCTTAGAAGCCGTCGCAAACTTCCTGGGTGAAAAAACCACCATCATCAACCCGCCGGCCGAAAAGCGCTGGCAGCTCGACGTCCACGTCCCCGTCGAGGACATGAGTGATCTGCCCGTGCCCGAAGAAGGGTCCACGATTGGCGGAGCGATCGTTGACGTTGAGACCAGCGGCACCGGGCCCACCGGACCTGACCCGTTGCTCGACTCCCTCACCGGCGACATCGCTGAAGACATCCTGTCCGTCGGGGGAGGAGCGCCAGCACCGTCCACAGGACATGCATCCATCTGGCCACACATTGAGGCGCAGCTGTATGACGAAATCATGGCGCACCGCTCCACGATTGTGTTCGTGAACGCGCGCCGGACCGCCGAGCGCCTGACCAGCCGCCTCAACGAGATCTGGGCGGCGGAGCACGACCCGGACTCGCTCAGCCCGGAATTACGCCGTCCACCCGCGCAGCTGATGAAGGCGACCGATGTCGCCGGAAAGGCCGCGCCCGTTATCGCCCGCGCCCACCACGGGTCCGTGTCCAAGGAGGAGCGCCTGGTCACGGAGCAGGCGCTGAAAGAGGGAACACTCAAATCAGTCGTTTCGACGAGCTCGCTGGAGCTCGGCATCGACATGGGCGCGGTGGAATTGGTTGTGCAAGTGGAATCCCCGCCGTCGGTAGCCTCGGGCCTGCAGCGCGTGGGCCGCGCCGGGCACTCCGTGGGTGCGGTGTCCCACGGCTCCTTTTACCCCAAGCACCGCAGCGATCTGGTGCAGACCGCGGTGACGGTGCCGCGGATGAAAGCCGGGCTTATCGAGGAGCTGCACACCCCGAAGTCCCCGCTCGATGTGCTTGCCCAGCAGACCGTCGCCGCCATCGCGGTGGAGGACCTCGACGTGGACGATTGGTACGCAACCGTCACCCGCGCCTGGCCGTACCGTGACCTAAACCGCGATGTCTTCGACGCCGTCATCGACCTGGTCATCGGCATCTACCCCTCCACCGACTTCGCCGAGCTGCGCCCCCGCGCCATCCTAGAGGGAAACACCCTCAAAGCCCGCCCCGGCGCCCAGCGCGTGGCCGTCTCCAACGCGGGCACCATCCCGGACCGCGGCATGTTCGGCGTCTTCTTGATCGGGACCGATCAAGAAGGAAGAGGGCCCCGTCGCGTCGGTGAGCTGGATGAGGAGATGGTCTACGAGTCCCGCGTGGGCGATGTGTTCACCCTCGGCGCATCGAGCTGGCGGATTGAGAACATCACCCGCGACCAGGTGCAGGTCTCTCCCGCGCCGGGCCACACCGGGCGCCTGCCGTTTTGGTCGGGTGATTCCCTGGGCAGGCCGTATGAGTTGGGTAAAGCGCTCGGTGAATTTCGTCGTCAAGCGAAAAGCGACCCTGACTCGATCGACCCGAGCCTCGATGACTTCGCTCGCCTGAATCTCCGTCGCTTCCTCGAGGAACAAGAGGAAGCGACGGGAGTAGTGCCGGATGAGAAGACGCTGCTGCTGGAGCGCTTCACGGATGAGCTGGGGGACTGGCGCGTGGTGCTGCACACGCCCTTTGGCAAGCCGGTGAATGCGGCGTGGGCGCTGGCGGCAGGCTGGCGTATCGCGCAGGACACGGGCATGGATGCCCAGGCGGTGGCCGGTGATGACGGCATCATGATCCGCCTGCCGCAGGGGGAGCGTGACCCGGACGCGGCCTTGTTCCTGTTCGACGCGGATGAGATCGCGGACATCGTCACCGAGCAGGTGGGCAACTCCGCGCTGTTCGCCTCCCGCTTCCGCGAGTGCGCCGCCCGCGCGCTGTTGCTCCCGCGCCGCAACCCCGGTAAGCGCGCCCCACTGTGGCAGCAGCGTCAACGGGCGGAGCAGCTTCTTGATGTCGCGCGGAAGTACCCGTCCTTCCCAATCATCTTGGAAACGGTGCGCGAGTGCCTGCAGGACGTCTACGACCTGCCCGCGCTCCAAGAGGTCATGCGCGACCTGGCCACGCGCCGCATTCGCGTGGCCGAGGTGACCACGGAGCAGCCGAGTCCGTTCGCATCAAGTTTGCTGTTCAACTACACCGGCGCGTTCATGTACGAAGGCGATACCCCGCTGGCCGAAAAGCGCGCCGCGGCTTTAAGCCTCGACCCCTCGTTGCTGGCGAAGCTTCTGGGCACGGTGGAGCTGCGCGAACTGCTAGACGCCGACGTGATCGCCGAAGTCGACGCCTCCCTGCGACGAGTGGGCAAGGCCGACACGTCGGAGCAGTTCGCGGACACGCTGCGCATCGTCGGCCCCATTCCCATCGACGAGTTGGAGACCTATTCCTCTGTTCCGCAACATGCGTTGGTTCAATCGCTGGGACAACGCATCATGGAGGTAAGAATCGGCGGGCGGCCGCACCTCGCACAAGCACTGGATGCGCCATTGCTTCGCGACGGCCTGGGGGTGCCGATCCCGCCCGGCATCCCCGCCCAGGTGGCCACGGTCGAAGACGCCCTTAGTCAGCTGGTGAGCCGCTGGGTGCGTACCCGTGGGCCGTTCACGCTGCGCGATCTTGCGAACGCGTTCGGTCTTGCGATCGGTGCGGCCCATTCGGCGCTGCAACCGTTAATAGATAAGGACAAAGTCATTCCCGGGCGCTACCGGCAGGGGGTGGAGGAGGACGAGTACGTCGCCGCCGAGGTCTTGCGTATCATCCGCTCGCGTTCGCTGGCGGCGGCGCGGGCGCAGACCCGGCCGGTCTCACAGTCGGCGTTCGGGCGATTCTTGCCGCAATGGTCGAACGTTGCCGCGATCGGGCACGTCGCGCCGCTGCGCGGGGTGGATGGTGTGTACTCGGTGCTGGAACAGCTCGCTGGGGTACGCTTGCCCGCCAGCGCGTGGGAATCAATGGTCCTTCCATCTCGCGTGGGGGACTATTCGCCGGAGATGCTCGATGAGCTCACCCGCTCCGGCGAAGTGACCATCGTCGGCGCCGGTAAAGCTGGCGCCCGGGATCCATGGGTGATGCTCCTGCCCGCCGATTACGCCGCTCAGCTCATCCCGCAGACGGAGCCGCCTGTGTTGAGCCTGACGCAACAGCAGATCCAGGACACGATTTCCCGCGGCGGCGGGTACTTGTTCACGGACCTACTCAACGCCGTTGGTGGCGCGCAGAGCGCAACCACCACCGAGCTCGCCGAGTCCGTGTGGGACCTCTTTGAGGCCGGTGTGATTACCCCAGACTCCTTCGGCCCGATCCGCGCGCGCTTGGCGGGCGGCAAACACGGCAAAACCGCGCATCGTGCTAAGCGACGCCCGCAGCGCAGCCGCATTCGTTCCGGCCGCACGACATTCGCCAACCTCACCCCGCCGGACATGACCGGCCGCTGGGCGGCAACGCCCACGCCGGACACCGATCCGACTCGCCGCTCCGTGGCGCTGGGGGAATCGCTGTTGGACCGCTACGGCGTGGTCACCCGCGGCAGCGTCGTGGCCGAGGACATCCTCGGCGGGTTCGCGTTGGCGTATAAAACTCTTTCAGGTTTTGAAGCCAATGGAAAGGCTATGAGGGGCTACCTCGTCGAGGGACTCGGTGCCGCGCAGTTTTCCACGCCCGCGACCATCGACCGGTTGCGTGGGCACCAGGATTCGGACGACCTGGTTGGCTGGCCATCGGGCACCAACGAGCCGAAGGTCTACGTCCTCGCCGCGACCGACCCGGCGAACCCGTACGGCGCGGCGTTGCCGTGGCCCGAGTCAGGCCCGACACGCTCGGCCGGAGCGCTCGTCGTGCTTATCGACGGCCTCCTTGCCGCCCACATCACCCGCGGCGGCAAGACCATGACGACTTTCCTGGAGTTTTTCCAAGACGTCGAGGAAAGTGGTGACGAACTTATGACCATGATTGTCTCAGCTCTGGCTGAAACGGTGGGGCAGGGGCGAATGACGCCGTTGAACGTGGAAAAGCTCAACGGCGGCCCCGCGTTCATGCTGAAGGAATACGGCGCGGGCAGTTCACCAAAGGGCGCGAAAATCGGTGGACGGACGGCGGCTGCTCCGAAGCGGCGCGGGCGGACGGTGACGGACGCGATCAAGTCCATGGAGTTGGATGAGGACCTGAACTTCGACGACGATTGA
- a CDS encoding ATP-binding protein — MTLEEFAAVVRALRLVGAEGQSVEVKSGVGKGIRQTLSAFSNSGGGVLIVGLSEEEGFVPVKGFDALSARDALASRCEELSPPVRPTIDILTVDGAQVVVAEVGEITREDKPCYVTDQGRYNGSYIRTGDGDRRMSKYEIDRLLEEEAQPTWDERPVNEATKDDLADKDLQGFLALQRKRRPKTFADGEDKALQRLGIMKGNYPSLAALLAMGDYPQEFFPRVTVTFGLFPGTGKGDVTKGLRLLDSATFVGTIPELVEAGVGIVAKNMRTASMIGDVYRTDVPDYPLVAVREALVNALMHRDYSPTALGSQVQINMFVDRLEIMSPGGLYGGVTVENLGEAGVSSSRNRRLSTFLEDLTFEDGGPVAENRGSGIATINRALEEALMPPPIFTNRITDFTVTFRKRKVAPAERHVTARDRLVHLFKERESWSRTELTQETGLSRSAVQGAINQLVADGTVEATEPARSPRQRYRLIR; from the coding sequence ATGACGCTTGAAGAGTTCGCAGCCGTGGTTCGAGCGTTACGGCTCGTTGGGGCAGAGGGGCAATCCGTTGAGGTTAAAAGCGGTGTCGGTAAGGGTATCCGCCAAACTTTAAGCGCGTTCTCTAACAGTGGGGGTGGAGTGCTAATAGTCGGCTTAAGTGAGGAAGAAGGGTTTGTTCCGGTAAAGGGCTTCGATGCTTTAAGTGCGCGTGACGCGCTGGCCTCACGATGTGAAGAACTGTCCCCGCCTGTCCGGCCAACAATCGACATTCTCACGGTGGACGGTGCGCAGGTGGTGGTGGCCGAAGTTGGAGAGATTACCCGAGAGGACAAGCCCTGTTACGTGACAGACCAGGGGCGTTACAACGGTTCGTATATTCGCACTGGGGATGGGGACCGGCGGATGAGTAAGTATGAGATCGACCGTCTCTTGGAAGAAGAAGCTCAACCCACGTGGGATGAGCGTCCGGTGAACGAGGCCACGAAGGATGATCTAGCGGATAAGGATTTGCAGGGGTTTCTTGCTCTTCAGCGAAAGCGTCGTCCAAAAACTTTCGCCGACGGGGAAGATAAGGCGTTGCAACGGCTGGGGATCATGAAAGGCAATTACCCTTCTCTTGCCGCCTTGCTGGCAATGGGTGATTACCCGCAAGAATTCTTCCCACGAGTGACGGTCACCTTTGGCCTTTTCCCGGGAACCGGTAAAGGGGATGTGACCAAGGGGCTTCGTCTACTGGATAGCGCTACGTTCGTGGGTACTATTCCCGAGCTGGTGGAAGCGGGCGTTGGCATCGTGGCAAAGAACATGCGGACAGCAAGCATGATCGGGGACGTTTACCGCACCGATGTTCCGGATTATCCGTTGGTCGCGGTGCGTGAGGCGTTAGTAAACGCGCTCATGCACCGCGATTACTCACCGACCGCGTTGGGGAGCCAAGTGCAGATCAATATGTTCGTAGACCGGCTAGAAATTATGAGTCCTGGTGGTCTCTACGGTGGAGTCACGGTAGAAAACTTGGGTGAAGCCGGGGTGAGCTCAAGCCGAAACCGTCGGCTGTCCACGTTCTTGGAAGATCTGACTTTTGAGGACGGCGGTCCCGTTGCGGAAAATCGTGGTTCCGGTATTGCCACAATTAACAGGGCACTCGAGGAAGCATTAATGCCGCCCCCGATCTTCACCAACCGGATTACTGATTTCACGGTGACGTTTCGAAAGCGCAAAGTTGCGCCCGCCGAGCGACATGTCACTGCGCGTGATAGGCTCGTTCACCTTTTCAAAGAGCGCGAGTCGTGGTCAAGAACTGAGCTCACGCAGGAAACCGGCTTGAGCAGATCGGCGGTGCAGGGTGCAATCAACCAGCTAGTTGCTGATGGAACCGTTGAAGCCACAGAGCCTGCCCGCTCGCCCCGTCAGCGCTACAGGCTGATCCGATAG
- a CDS encoding dihydrofolate reductase has protein sequence MRARSPQLGAIWAQSLDRVIGDGHGMPWYLPEDLKHFKETTLGHPVIMGRRTWESLPFRPLPSRPNHVVSSREPGAWSDGAYVSPDLPDIATDAWIMGGAQLYEATLDEVSVIELTLIDGYLASALGHRAVRAPRIEAADFELVSDSGWLTSERGHLILPAVESEQAPGDQAVSDPSAAPGLRYKFQRYARRPE, from the coding sequence ATGCGCGCCCGCTCACCGCAACTCGGCGCCATCTGGGCCCAAAGCCTTGACCGCGTCATCGGCGATGGTCATGGCATGCCGTGGTACCTGCCGGAAGACCTCAAACACTTCAAAGAAACCACCCTTGGCCACCCCGTGATCATGGGCCGCCGCACGTGGGAATCCCTGCCCTTCCGGCCACTGCCCAGCCGCCCGAACCATGTCGTCTCCTCCCGCGAGCCCGGCGCGTGGTCCGACGGCGCGTACGTCTCCCCCGACCTGCCGGATATTGCCACCGACGCATGGATCATGGGCGGTGCGCAACTCTATGAAGCCACACTCGATGAGGTTTCGGTCATTGAGCTCACGCTTATCGACGGCTACCTTGCCAGCGCCCTCGGCCACCGGGCTGTTCGTGCGCCACGAATCGAGGCCGCCGATTTTGAACTGGTCTCTGATTCCGGCTGGCTCACCTCCGAGCGCGGGCACCTGATCCTGCCCGCAGTCGAAAGTGAACAGGCTCCCGGCGACCAGGCCGTTTCCGATCCCAGCGCCGCCCCAGGGCTGCGCTACAAGTTCCAACGCTACGCCCGCCGCCCGGAGTGA
- a CDS encoding BrnT family toxin → MKWTDKNEAHIARHGVSPAEVEQALSGRPLVFLHGREHTIIAQGTTYAGRYLTIVLTESIDGSFYVVTARDMTLRELKTFRKKKQ, encoded by the coding sequence TTGAAATGGACAGATAAAAATGAAGCGCACATCGCTCGGCACGGAGTGTCACCCGCCGAAGTGGAACAGGCGCTTTCTGGCAGGCCGCTGGTTTTTCTTCACGGACGTGAACACACCATCATCGCTCAAGGAACCACCTACGCGGGCAGGTACCTCACTATCGTTCTCACCGAATCAATTGACGGCAGCTTTTACGTAGTCACCGCGAGGGATATGACTCTCAGAGAGTTGAAAACATTCAGAAAGAAGAAACAATGA
- a CDS encoding 3'(2'),5'-bisphosphate nucleotidase CysQ produces the protein MTATYSDSRLTNLIALGTGEILKGIRGVGLLRGRELGEAGDDLAQNWIARVLEQHRPEDGFLSEEAVDNLERLGKSRVWVVDPLDGTKEFATGRQDWAVHVALVEDGVPTHAAVGLPDLGVVFKSSDVRHVAGPLSRKIALSHNRPPAVAKFVAQQMDFEAVGIGSAGAKAMHVLLGDYDAYVHAGGQYEWDQAAPVGVALAAGLHASRLDGSELRFNNKDTYIPDLLICRPELADEILTHAAAYLEQHGSYDA, from the coding sequence ATGACGGCAACGTATTCGGATTCCCGTTTGACCAACCTCATTGCACTCGGCACCGGTGAGATCCTGAAAGGGATTCGCGGCGTGGGCCTGCTCCGTGGGCGTGAGCTGGGTGAGGCTGGGGATGACCTGGCGCAGAACTGGATCGCGCGCGTGTTAGAACAGCACCGCCCGGAGGACGGGTTCTTGTCCGAAGAGGCCGTGGACAACCTCGAGCGTTTGGGCAAGTCCCGCGTGTGGGTGGTTGACCCGCTCGACGGCACGAAGGAATTTGCCACCGGCCGCCAGGACTGGGCCGTTCATGTTGCGCTGGTGGAAGACGGGGTTCCCACCCATGCGGCCGTGGGCCTGCCGGACTTGGGCGTCGTGTTCAAATCCTCTGATGTCCGCCACGTTGCCGGTCCCCTGTCACGCAAGATCGCGCTGAGCCACAACCGCCCGCCGGCGGTGGCGAAGTTCGTGGCTCAACAAATGGATTTTGAGGCCGTGGGGATTGGTTCCGCCGGCGCGAAAGCGATGCACGTGCTCCTCGGTGACTATGACGCCTACGTTCACGCGGGTGGGCAGTATGAGTGGGACCAGGCCGCTCCCGTTGGGGTTGCTCTCGCGGCAGGTTTGCACGCCTCGCGGCTTGACGGATCGGAACTGCGCTTCAACAACAAGGACACCTACATCCCGGATTTGCTCATCTGCCGCCCCGAGCTGGCTGATGAGATCCTGACTCACGCCGCTGCCTACCTCGAGCAGCACGGGTCCTATGACGCGTAG
- a CDS encoding thymidylate synthase: MSSIPTPYEDLLREILETGTPKSDRTGTGTISVFGKQLRYNLEDSFPLLTTKKVYFKGVVGELLWFLRGDSNVHWLQENNIRIWNEWADDNGELGPVYGVQWRSWPTPDGHHVDQIAGALELLRTDPSSRRNLVSAWNVAELDKMALMPCHLLFQLYVADGKLSMQVYQRSADMFLGVPFNIASYSLLTHMFAQQAGLGVGELIWTGGDCHIYNDHVEQVREQLSRSPRPYPQLELTKAETLFDYGFDDIAVTGYDPHPTIAATVSV, from the coding sequence GTGAGCTCGATCCCCACCCCTTACGAAGACCTGCTGCGTGAGATTTTAGAAACCGGCACGCCAAAGTCGGACCGGACCGGCACCGGCACGATCAGCGTTTTTGGCAAGCAGCTGCGCTATAACCTTGAGGATTCTTTCCCACTGTTGACCACCAAAAAGGTCTATTTCAAAGGCGTGGTGGGTGAGCTGCTGTGGTTCCTGCGCGGGGATTCCAACGTGCACTGGCTGCAGGAGAACAACATCCGGATCTGGAATGAGTGGGCGGATGACAACGGGGAGTTGGGTCCGGTGTACGGAGTGCAGTGGCGTTCCTGGCCCACACCGGACGGGCACCATGTAGACCAGATCGCTGGCGCGTTGGAGTTGTTGCGCACTGACCCGTCGTCGAGACGCAATCTGGTGTCCGCGTGGAACGTGGCTGAGCTGGACAAGATGGCGCTCATGCCCTGCCACCTGCTGTTCCAGCTCTACGTCGCGGATGGGAAGCTGTCCATGCAGGTCTACCAGCGCAGCGCGGATATGTTCTTGGGCGTGCCGTTCAACATTGCCTCCTATTCCCTGCTGACCCACATGTTCGCGCAGCAAGCGGGCCTGGGCGTGGGCGAGTTGATCTGGACGGGCGGGGATTGCCACATATACAACGACCACGTCGAACAGGTCCGCGAGCAGCTCTCCCGCTCACCCCGCCCGTATCCGCAGCTGGAGCTGACCAAGGCCGAAACTCTCTTCGACTACGGCTTCGATGACATAGCCGTCACTGGTTACGACCCCCACCCCACAATTGCCGCGACGGTGTCGGTCTGA
- a CDS encoding cadmium resistance transporter has protein sequence MLTTVLQAIGLFAATNIDDIIVLSLFFARGAGQRGTTARILAGQYLGFAGILVAAILVTIGAGAFLPSAAIPYFGLIPLGIGLWAAWEAWRGDDDDDDDEAKVSGKKVGVGTVAGVTFANGGDNIGVYTPVFLSVEPLAVVAYCVIFLALVAVLVALAKFVATRPPIAEVLERFENILFPVVLIGLGIVILVSGGAFGL, from the coding sequence ATGCTCACCACGGTCTTGCAGGCGATAGGCCTGTTCGCAGCTACCAACATCGACGACATCATCGTGCTCTCCCTCTTCTTCGCGCGAGGGGCAGGCCAGCGCGGCACCACCGCCCGTATTCTGGCCGGCCAGTACCTCGGATTTGCCGGCATCCTCGTCGCCGCGATCCTTGTGACCATCGGCGCCGGAGCATTTCTGCCCTCGGCAGCCATTCCATACTTTGGTCTCATCCCGCTGGGCATCGGCCTCTGGGCCGCATGGGAGGCCTGGCGCGGAGACGATGACGACGATGACGACGAGGCCAAGGTTTCCGGCAAGAAGGTCGGCGTAGGGACAGTCGCAGGCGTCACTTTTGCCAATGGCGGCGACAACATCGGTGTCTACACCCCTGTATTCCTTAGCGTGGAACCTCTCGCAGTGGTCGCCTACTGCGTTATCTTCCTCGCGCTCGTTGCGGTCTTGGTGGCCCTGGCAAAGTTCGTCGCCACCCGCCCCCCGATCGCGGAAGTGCTCGAACGCTTTGAGAACATCCTCTTTCCCGTCGTTCTCATCGGCCTCGGCATCGTGATCCTCGTCAGCGGCGGAGCCTTCGGGCTCTGA
- a CDS encoding type II toxin-antitoxin system VapC family toxin encodes MYLLDTNVVSQFHKPQPDQGVLTWVAGQDETDLFISVITVMEIEIGVRRLGRRDQVQARRLQKWLEQGVLGAFKGRILPVDLDVARRCAASHVPDPAPERDALIAATAASRGFTVVTRNERDFRRLGIPVLNPL; translated from the coding sequence ATGTACCTCTTAGATACCAACGTGGTCAGCCAGTTCCACAAACCGCAGCCTGACCAAGGCGTTCTGACGTGGGTGGCTGGTCAGGACGAAACGGATCTGTTCATTTCAGTGATCACCGTGATGGAGATAGAAATCGGCGTTCGGCGTCTAGGACGGCGTGATCAGGTGCAGGCGAGACGGCTCCAGAAATGGTTAGAACAGGGGGTTCTCGGTGCTTTTAAAGGGAGGATCCTGCCGGTTGACCTCGACGTAGCCCGGCGCTGTGCGGCGAGCCACGTACCGGATCCTGCTCCGGAAAGGGACGCCCTCATCGCGGCTACCGCGGCTTCACGTGGATTCACAGTTGTCACCCGCAACGAAAGGGATTTCCGCCGATTGGGCATTCCCGTGTTGAACCCGTTATAG
- the cmtR gene encoding Cd(II)/Pb(II)-sensing metalloregulatory transcriptional regulator CmtR, which translates to MLTIASRLDVMNRLGRALADPTRSRIILTLLDHPAYPAELARALDLTRPNVSNHLACLRDCGIVVSEPEGRRTRYEIADPHLAQALTALVDATLAVDEDAPCIDPACSLPGCYAAGEGA; encoded by the coding sequence ATGCTGACTATTGCTTCGCGTCTCGACGTGATGAACCGCCTGGGTCGTGCACTGGCCGACCCCACTCGATCCCGGATCATCTTGACCCTGCTCGACCATCCCGCTTACCCGGCGGAACTGGCTCGAGCTCTGGACCTGACACGCCCGAATGTGTCCAACCACCTGGCATGCTTGCGCGATTGTGGGATTGTCGTCTCCGAGCCCGAGGGGCGTCGGACGCGATACGAGATCGCCGATCCGCACCTGGCGCAGGCGCTGACGGCACTGGTCGATGCCACCTTGGCAGTAGACGAAGACGCCCCGTGCATCGATCCCGCCTGCTCGCTTCCCGGGTGCTACGCAGCTGGGGAGGGCGCGTAA